The Prionailurus viverrinus isolate Anna chromosome B1, UM_Priviv_1.0, whole genome shotgun sequence genome includes the window TATAAAGGTCtaagaggaagacaaaaagaaaggggcagaaaactttgctatttatttatttatttatttatttatattatttgaagaaataatacctcaAAACTTCTCCAACCTAGCGAAAGAAATGGACATCCAGGTTTAAATGCATAGAGAATTCTGGACGAGATGAACCCATAGAGGTCCACTCCAGGAAACACTAATTGAAATGTCAAAGATTAAAGataagagagaattttaaagcaCCAGAGAGAAGCAAATgtcacatacaaaggaaaccctgTAAGTCTATTAagtgatttttcagcagaaactttgtaggccaGAAAGGAATTGTATGATATATACAAAGTGTTGAAAGGAGAAACTCTGTAACCAAGAATACTCAACCCTTCAAGGTTATCATTCACaactgaaggagagataaagagtttcccagaaaaacaaaaggtaaaagaGTTGGTCAACACTAAACTAGCcgtataagaaatgttaaagggagttTTCTAATTGGAAAAGAAATGACCATAATTCGATGTAAGAAACTGtggataaaaagatgtaaaatatgatagcatatacataaaaagtagaaagtaaaaaaaaagttttttttagaacgtgtttgaacttaaatgatcatcaacttaatatagactgctatccATTCAGGATGGTGTTTATAATACTCACGGTTAACTGCAAAACCCCAAACTTATAAGAGAtgcacaaaaaaaaagagagaaaaaaacctaaacataACTACAGAAATCCATGAAGATTGAGAGCAAACAAGAGGGAAAGAattggtatatacacacacaggtgcatgtacacatatgcatgcacacacatacgcacaaaCACAAACAGGAATATTACACCGCCATAAAAAGAATTAGATGCTGACAtttacagcaacatggatggacttagagggtattatggtatgtgaaataagtctaatagagaaaagcaaataccatatgatgttaCTATATGTaatctctgaaaacaaaaaaaaacaatgaataaacatgcaaaaaaggCAGATTCAAACCTACCAATTCAGAGAACAATCTGATTGTTTCCagagggaaaggggtggggatGATGGACAATGGGGATTGCTAGTTACATGCGTCTAGTAATGGAATGAATGACCCATgagaataaaagacacagcatagggaatatagtcaatggaaTTATAGTAGCATTCTATGGcgacagatggtagctacgcttgtggtgaacacagcacaACATGTAGAGGGGTGTttctgtgttgtacacctgaaaccaatgtaacactgtgtgtcaaatataatcaaattttaaaaagagaaatggaaaaattagatCTTTTGTTCCTATAGCATTTATTATAGGATGTGTCCTTTTATCATAAGAGAAAAAttgttttgtaaaataattttagcaCTATTTGCAGTGGCAGAAATATTGTCAGTACATGGACTGTTGTGTCTTCAGAGTCTTAGAATAATGTCAGGTATGTAGAACCTACTCTATGGATATTTgaataaatagatttaaatatgaaattaggCAGTACATGAATAGAAgagttttcaaaaactttttgtttatattaataagcgtccaggggcacctgggtggctcagtcggttaagcatccgacttcagctcaggtcacgatctcacagtccgtgagttcgagccccgcgttgggttctgggctgatggctcagagcctggagcctgcttccgattctgtgtctccttctctctctgcccctcccccattcatgctctgtctctctctgtctcaaaaataaataaaaacgttaaaaaaaaattaaaaaaaaataagcgtCTGAAAACTGTACCTGTAAGTACATAGTAACCTTGTGACTTGGGTTATGATTATATaaagtttctcttaaaaaaacacTGGTAACCAGTCTTGGGTAAAAATATTAGATTGTCAAAGGCAGGGAGTCCATGTGAACTCTTAAATGAGGGTTAAAATGATCCAAGATGAAGCCCAGGTGAGTGGGAAAGTGTTGATGCCCAGTGGAAACAGGTGGGATGGAATGCTAAGGGGTAACCTCAAAACAAGATGATTCTTTGAAGTCCAGCAAAAAGTCCTCTTGATGTACTTGTTTCCCCTTCTCCAATATACATCACAAAGTGACTCTTTAGGCACAAATTGCAAGGCCATCAAGGCCTTGGCCCTGCCCTTTGAGcgcctcccagcccccactgctCTCAAGCCATGCTCAGCTCCCTGGAGTTCTCTCCTTACTCTGCACAGAAACCAGCCTCAGTGAGGTTGCTCTTTCTGTGCTCTTCCTCTGATGATTAGAATGTGAGCACCATGAAGCCAGgatctttgtttggttttctgtCGTACAATAACAACCAGAAAACATGTTTGGCATATCATATGTGCTCAACATTTGTTGGAAAACAGCCTAACCACCAATGGAAGGCCTTAAAATGTTTAGGTTCCCAGTGCCTGACTCGTTTCTTATTGGGGTGATATTGTGGGCTCTCGTGTGGGCAGACAGGGACTGTGACTGCCGACTTGAGAATTTGGGTGAAAGTTGTTTGGAGTAGACACGTGGGAGCAGGAAGAAATCACAGAGATATTATAGTGAGGACTAACCTGTGCTGAAGAACAACTGTAGTTGGGCCTATACACTGAAGCTTCTAAGGCATTAAGTCTACGAGGCACATGTAAGATAGAAGGCCCTGTGAGTTTACAGTTACTCCAGTGCCGTCCACATGGCCTTAGTTAGTTGTTAGAGAACGGGTTATTGTGGTAATAGTTGCCTGGTGTCTAAATATGAGTAATGGAAATAAAACACCACACAGATAAAAATGCatctgaaattttaatgttttggcaAGAGATGTGGGGTTCTGTGACTCAGCCATCAGGCTGCAGACTTCAGTTAATCGTTGATACAGTTAAAATGATACCGCAATCCAGATCTAGCATATCCAACATGAACCGAAAGGAGGAATACAAACAGTGTTACACAATCTTCCTTTGGCTCAGGAGTGTTGCCCTTTCAAGAAGCAGTCAACATATTGGTATGAGGTGATAtgatagatgaagaaactatATAGAAATGATTTTTCCAGTCAAGcctataaagagaaaattctaaattagtcataaaatttatattctaaaatatgcatatgtaatatgtatacattgtatgtgtacacatgtgtgcataATACATATAAACATGCTAACTGACATTCAGACAAgtagaaatataattatttacatttaataataattaatatttataagtgCCAACAGAAAAGATTCTTAGCACGCATTTATattccaaatgaataaatgattgacaGATAATAGCCAGATTCTGCAATGGTTCTATTTACTGCCTGAAATAAGTgagaaatatttatatcttttaacacatttgaaggaatattttaatttccatctaCTGTTTTCAGCATAAAACACATTACTACTTCTTAAATGACTATGTCTTGATTTAATTTGAATCTATCTTTAAACACTTGTATTAAGCAAAatgtcctttgaatttttttttaaatctctgtaaaaataaatccTTCATGCTTAATTTTATTAGATGCTTTTATGTATAGGTTTATTTTGTAAATCTTAACACTTAGGAAACTTCTTTATAAAGTTGTTTCTCTTTCTGAAGATAAAGTTGAGGATATTTCTATCTATCAAGTCTCTCAATTAGTGGTATTCATGATAAGCtattgcaaaatataaaatgaatgaatgaatgaatgacatcaAAGTGAATGTTCCTATTCAGAAAATACCACCACAGCCAAGCTTTTATCCATATcaatcatgtttttttcttcacatacaGTTATTTGGAAAAGTAGTCTAATCCCTTTTCATCATCAGGAGGACCAAACTGGTTCAGAGAACCAAGCTGTGGACCAAAGCCATGAAAGGTAAAAACCACCCCTCCATGTCATCTCCAGCTGGCATGTGTGTGCAGTGTAGCCTCAGTCGTGGAGAGTTTCAGAGGCAGGACACTAGGGCTTGACTCCTGGGTTGGAATCCTGCCTCTTGCACTGATTACACGCACTGTGATCACGGGCATTTTTTAAACCTCCCTGTGCATTTACACCACCTACAAATTGCTGCTAATGGTACTACCCTCACTGATGTGAGCATGACAGAGGGTTTAGAACTGTGGCTGACGCATgctaagcactcagtaaatatcagGCTTTGCCATAGGATTTGCCATTGCCCATTTGCCATGTTGgccactttattatttattattttattgtgaaCATATATGGGTTTTGACCAGGAATTTAAATTTGAAGATGTAACTTAAGAGAGTTGATACTAGAGTTCTCTTCacaaaagagaactttttttgtttttgttttgttttcacgtctatatgagatgatggatacTTGCTAAATTTATTACAGCTATTTCACTTCCTTAATTTcaagtgtttttataaaataaactaataCATTCTATATCTTCTCATCTCAAGGAATGGCTGCCAGAATCAAGCAAAATATATACACCAGTGATTaggaaattaaaattcaatacAATCCAAATCTTTATCACTATTGTTATGGTTTTACATTGTTAAATTTAActgtatgatttttaattttaactgctGGCCTAGGTTTTAAGTTAAATTGGATTTAATTTCTATGTGAGAATTTAggatttttacttattttatatatttatatgctttttatCAGAAGgccagaaggggcacctgggtggctcagtgggttaggttaagcctctgacttcagctcaggtcatgatctcatggctcttgagtctgagcccctcatcaggctctgtgctgacagctcagagcctggagcctgcttcagattgtgtgtctccctctctctctacccctcccctgctcatgctctgtctctctctctctcattctcaaaaataaacattaaaaatatttttaaaaaggccacgacatcttacttatttaaaaatgaaacataccAAAGTGAGAATGAATGGGTAAGTATTTTCCTTAAGGCGATTCCAAGGGTTCAGAGCTATCTGCTGTGGATGAACAGCCTGGAAATAGTGGGGGAAGGTGAACTTCTGTTGATACTGGTTGATTTTGAcctacagagaaataaaattatgaatcaCTACTCACATAATCTCTGGCAGGGTGCAAAAGACAGACAGAGGCAAATGAACTCTAGCATTACCTATTTAGATAACTTATAAATTATTCTAAGTCGACCTGGCAAAAAGAGAGTGAAGTTACATAGAAATTACTGTAAACATATTTACattataatattgaaaaaatatgatGGGCATAGAGATCTGGCATATTGCCAGTCACATATTTTATGTACATAGAATCTTCCTGCTTTCAAGTTCTTTAAGCCTATTCCATAAGTCTTATCATAGGTTCTTGTATGGaataaaagtagaattaaaataaCTATGTCCCAGAGAATAATTTCCAGTGCTTATGAATGGGAAGCTATGTTTTGAATTGCAAAGGACCAAGTTTTGGGTAGATCCATGGCTATAATACACAATTCAGAAGAATGCTACTGGAATCATGTTGACAAAATATAAAGGGAAGTCTAAATACCAAAGAGAATTTCCTAAAATCAGACTGGTTTTCAATTGGGAGGATTATGGTTGGAGATCACTGAAGGAAATCCTGCTTCCGTTATAAAACCTCCAGAGGGCATTTCGGCATTGTATAGGACAAAGATTAGAATAACACCTAATGCTGTTGGTGCATTTATTGTGTCCCTGGCATTCTCTTATGTAGTTTACATATATTACCCAAAATGATCTTCACAAAAGCCCCTCAGTCAACAGTGTATTTCTATGTTTACATTTCAGGTGACGGTAGTGTAGCTGACAGAGATTACGTACTTAAGAAATGTTACACACATAAAAAGTGGTGCAGCTGGAGTTGGAATACAAATATCTTGACCCCTAGCCTGTGTCCTTTCACTGAGATACATGTGTCTCCAGCCACAATATTTGGTCTAAGAATGCCTGTGGTTCCAAAATAGTCTCCAAAAGACGTTAGTTTTGAGACATCAGGTCATGGCACACTGTCCAAGAGAAGATGAAGCATAGTCACTGTACATGGGTTCCAGGGTAGGTCGTTTGGAAAAACCAAATATGATCCATTTTTGAGGTGTGCAACCATTTCAAAGTCACTCAGATAATTGctcaaaatcatttttcttagaGATCAATCCATACCTAGCCACAAAAACAATGATTTCATATCCAGGATGGATACAGAAATATGTCACAGAAATATGATTTATGTTGAATGTgatgtaaaacatttatttggaaTGAAATTATTTGTTATGACTTATTTGGAATAAACTATAATTTGTGTGAAGGAAAACTATAAGTTTGTTAAAAGTTACCAGCTGTTTCAGGTAATTCTTTTCTTCATCATTCAGCTGAACTTCCTGTTAAGAACCAAAAGCAACTTTGGTTATAAAAGCACAAAGGAAATCACTACCTGagaaattaaatgtatttcatttcagGAAACACTGCTTACCTCAGGGGTCCCCTCAGTGGATTCCTTAGGGAAAGAAAGTACAAAGCAGCTTCACTTGGATGACACAATTGTATTTGCATCCAGCTACTTATGGCAGAGGAGCTAAGGCTGATGGAACACCTGAGAGCCAAGCCACTATTTTCAAATCACAGTCCTAATTTGTGATGTCGGATTTAACCAGGAGCCAAAACACCGAAACTTTCACTGTGAGAGCCACACTGTGTGTTAACATACTAACACATTGCTGAAAGATGTTTTCTTACAGTCTCCTCCATGTGCATCCAAACAAGGAAGAATGACCACCAAGAGGAGCAGATAACTCAGCGGGCACACAGAGCTGGTGGGCCCACAGAGCGGGCACACAGAGCAGGAAATGAGAGCCTGCAGGTCATTTCTGGAAGTGGCATGGGCTCTCAGGATGAGATCAGACGTGAAAGGACAGGAACGGTTCCTAGTATGACTCCTAGGGCTCTGATGAGGAAGACCTCTGTCCGGGCCACAGGCCACAGGACACCGGGCCACATCCAGGCTTCACCACCTCGCAGCAACCTTCCCATGGTGCTCCCCACCCAGCTCTTTCCGTCACAAGAGGTATTTGTGTACCACTCACCTACACAGCTCTAATGACTCACTCTGCTATTCAATCTCCTAAATCATGTGGGGAGAGGAAAACCATGGGGAAAGCAATTTTCAGACTCTTTTGTTCCTATGGGCTCTTGTTAAAAAGTGACGTTTCCGAAGAGTCAGAAGGAAAGTGTGTATTTATCTGAGAAGTTACACTAGAACAGTTAATCTTGGCTAAGTAATACTTAGTGCCATACCCCCAAGTAACTTTGAGTTGAGCATTTTTGTCACAcgctttttctttatctttgttgtATATTTTGATGTTTGTTAAAAAGTTGGCAGCTTCTCATTTCTGTGAGATAACATACGAGCTGAAAATGTGCTGTCCTGGAGAGACcagttgtttctttattttaaaagaaagcagtTTAGAAAGTGAGCTGCTAAAAGTcttcttaagaaattaaaacgATGAGTAAAAGCAACCAAACTCTAAAGACCACGAGAGCGGAATCTGCAGCATTGCCATGTTGTTTGAATTGCCAGTAGAAATAGGCAAGTGTATGTCACCAACATGACTGTTACTGTgacaagcaaaaataagcaataacccgaggaaaaaaaatgaggctttcaaaaaattgtaaaaatcagtccaatttttaaaagtagtgtaaaagacagaaaatataattaGATGTAAATGAAAACGTCGGATGGAGAGAATTGAGAACAATTATAGGAAATACAATCCAGGGGCCAAAGAAAAATTGCATTTCTTAGGCaattaaaatgatgatttttgGGTTTATTAAGAGACCAAATTTGCAGGCATGCCACTTCTtctcattaacattttaaaccCGATGTAgcagtatataaataaaaacagcttaCCATATCAACAATCTTCCCTGAAGTTTCcttaaagaaagcagagaaaagtgaAACCCATTTCATTCCATCGGGTATACAGAATTTCCTTTGGAATACAACAAGAAAACCAACGTTccataaagaaagaagaataatgcATTCATTTCCATTCTTTGAGTTGTATCTGAGTTCCCCAACCGGGAAACACACTGATTGTATTGTATTAGAATGCAAACTCCAGGTGGAATATGATTCCCTTCTTTTAGTTGTTGTTGTATCTCCAAGCCCTAGAATCATGTAAGGGACATAGTACTTGAGAAATacatatttctgaaataaatatctACTTGAATTTAATGACTTCTAGTATGAAGTGTGCgtttaaatgtgtgtgtttgctgCAAAGATCAGTAAGTGGGTGTTTGTATAGAGAAGCATTTCTTCAAATCTGTGTTTTGGGTGgcttttatgtaaaatttctactagaataaatttcaggaaaaatatttgctCAGCATTTGCTTACATGAGCAAAGATAGTCACAATAAAGGAAAAAGTCAGGATTTTgttaaaatcaaaaccatgaaatGCTGAGATCACCTCTCCTCATGGGACACATGGATTTTAGTTCATGATTTGAGTCTTGTGCTTCTTAAAGCAAGGTACATGCCATGTATTTTATAACCATTATGACATTTGAAAGTAGCTTTAAAAGTTGATTTAATTTTAGTGGTTCTGACTCACCTCCTGGGAGACGCTGGTAGATtccttgaagaagaaagaaagaaacaatgcaTTTCAGTTATGTATTCATATAAATGTCATTTTGCCCCAAGCAGCTTCCCACTTTCTCATAAAGGAAGTACAAGGAGCCAAAGTAGGCCTAGCCTTAGGTGGTATCAGGGTGTCTTTAGGCATTTAGCTTATGCAGCATTGGTAGGAACATATTTGGAAATTAGAACTTGACGTATGAAGTTGAGTCCTTACCCCAAGTCGGATTCCTCTCAGCCATTTTGTCAAATTGAGGATGGGCACCAGGACTCTTGGAGTCACATTATTATTCAGTGACCTCTAGCAAAGGAAATGGTGTTGAACATTTTTGCTCGGTCCCTTAGCACACAAATCTGATCTTGTTCACTTTGACTATGTAGGGTTTTAGTCTGCTCCCCTAAATGTTTGTGATCGTTGCCacaatttgtcttctttttctgtaattCCCTAACCAACTTGATGCATGCTAAATAGAAATTGAGAATCAAGACTGTCTTGTACAGACCTTAATCTCTGTTTCTGGATGCCATGTTTCTGTCCTCACAGGAAAGCCCCTCACCTCACTGGAGGACAGGTACTCTTTTTCCtatatagaaacaaacataaGTTTCAACTGTATGGTCCAATGAAATGACTATCATGTGGAAATACCGTTTCCTTTTTAGGAGGACTTTAGTTGAATTGGGCTTCCTTTGCCAAAGTCTCATGGTTTCCTACATAGTAATACACAAATAACTCTGTACGTGAAAGAAATTATTGTTCTcacttaatgtatttttatatttaggagCTGCTTGAAGTGCTGCATTGTAGATATTAAAGTTGCCACAGTTTTTTAACGTACGATATTATCGGTGGAAATTAGACAATAGTACATGAGGAAATACTACAGTAATTTAACATAATTATGGGTTCTCAGGTAGGAAATATACACTTAGTTTGATGAtcaattctaaatatataatactgGGCAGGTGTTCTCTATCAGAGGCAAGTCCTGAAGATGAAAGCATATTCTTGATATACATCACTGACATAAAATTCCAACCGTGGCAGAAGCACGTGTGTATTAGTCACCTGCCAGTGACTGCAGTTCATGATTAGGTGAGCAAAAGtgtaaaggagaaagaatgacTGAGGCCACCTACAGAatcaaaaaaagggaagaaggtgGTTAAGACTAGTGAAGTCTATGGGAAAAGGAACTGTTGTCCCATGTAAAATTGATCACTGAAGTAGCTTGCTTCTCTTTGCCTACATTGAATTTATTAGCATTTGCAATTGTCTACCTCCTCTTGACTGTTGAATTGGCTTTAATGTTAAGGAGACATCAAGTCTCATCAAGTAAATGAGGTAAGAAAGATTCTGAGTGCCTTAGGTAGATGGTGGTCTTCTGAGATGTAAATTGAGGGTCAGAGGAGGGGTTGGTATGGAGTTTCTTAGGCTTTGCAGAGTAAAGGAGTAATTGgaaatactctttattttttttttttaattttttttttcaacgtttatttatttttgggacagagagagacagagcatgaacgggggaggggcagagagagagggaaacacagaatcggaaacaggctccaggctctgagccatcagcccagagcccgacgcggggctcgaactcacagaccgcgagatcatgacctggctgaagttggacgcttaaccgactgcgccacccaggcgccctggaaataCTCTTTAAGTGACAATTACATAACACTcgcatattatatgtatatagctatttttatttactctaaGATCACTGAAGCTTTTTCCTATGTAACCTGGTAAATTTCTCGTGATATTGACATGTGACTTCACATAGCTTCCTTGTTTTACCCAGAATGAATGCTATGGAAACAAGCTGACTTTCTCATCCTATTTCAGGTGGGGTCACTGCTTTCTTTGTTGGTTAATAGCTCAAATCTACATAATCTATGGATTTTGCTTCCCAAATCTGCCATCTTCTGGACACAAGAGTTTTTCAGcccaaatgaagaaacattttgaCCTTTAGGTTATTCCTTAGGCATGTGGCATTCAAACCAAGGTACTAAAGCTTACTTCCCCTCATGGTGGTGATGGTATATTTAACCTCCATGGGTCACCTAAGCAAACCATTCCCATTCAAGAAataggaagcacagagagggaggtgaTTTCCCTAAAGTCTCATATCTTGTTCATGGCAGGTCTGGCACTCTTTTCCAGGACTTCTGACTCCACATCTCACATTGTTTACAGTTAAGTGCCCTCTCCTATGGTCAGTTTCCTGCTCTGCCACTTAGTCCTTGTGTTTGACAAAGTCCCTTAGCCAAAGATGATTGATGAATGCAAGTGGAGATGTGAACTGGACTGTTGACAAATGATTTCATGTCTTTCATTTCAGTTCCCTTAGTACAATGGAGATGATATTCTCTTGGTCTGCCTCCTTCAAAGACAACTGCCAGATTCAAGTAAAATGACCTAGAAATGAATACTTAGGACAGTTCAACTTATTCTTACTCAAAATTGGTATTACTAATGCTATATTTATAGCGTTTTGAGTATATGATTTGTGACTTCATTTCTGACCTAAAGAATTACATTTAAGTTTGTTGCACTTTCTACATTTAAAGGGATTGACGCATTGTTTCtctcctgttaattttttttcttttacaagaatgtcagaaaccaacaaacaaaaagtggaACTCACCAGAAGGGGAAATAGATGATAGCCATTTGTCTTAATGTGATTCCATGGGTTCCTAACACTGTGCTGTTGATGATAAGCCTCAAGATACTGGGGAAGATTCCATGCCTGATAAAACTGGTTGATTTTGCtctgtaagaaaagaaatatgccAGTATTTAACATCAGAATGGAATCTTTTCTATGGGCCAGAGCTTATATGGACAAGACAAAGTGAATTAAAACTTGATTTAGATAAAATCTCAGTGATGCCAAACTGATCAAAGACATTTCTAACCCAAAATTGACTGTTAGAGATATTTACTATCTCCATTCATGGAGTGAACTTCAGTGCTTGCTTCTGtagcacatacactaaaattggAAGGATACAGGGAAGATTGGCTtggcccctgcacaaggatgacacaGACTGAACCTCAGAATTAAAGATGCAGTCTAGCTACTTGAACGCTTCCACATGGAAATAACTGAATGTacaaaaggaacagaaagtatAAGAAATAGAGTGGAGAATcgtttaaaaaatcaaacaaaaccaccgtctgagttttcatttctgtttccacaGCTGGTTAAGAAAGCCTGGTTCTCATGTCATGGAACACTCACCTTCTATTCCCATGGCCCTGGGCTGGTCCTATGCCTGTTATGAAGTTACCCTTTAGTGAACTGATGATATATGTGGAGTGATTTGGATCCTACAGGTCACATATGTCTAGCTGAACAAATTCTACCTTGATTTGGCTTTGGGTGTTTGCCCATATGTTAGTGTAGAAATTGAATGTGAAATCACTTAATTCTTAGAAAGATTCACTTCATACTGATGATAAGAAAATCAGTATGTAAAAGTCAACATGTCTTTAGAATTGCATGTGGATAAGTGTCAGATGGACACATGATTATGATAAGGATGATAGAAGGAATGTTATTAGAAATATCTAGAAAGACTAGTAGAGCTATTAGAATGTTCTAAGAATAAATGGTTTCATTTGAGAGATCTCGCTTTTAAATGCTCAGTGGGAAGCAGTTCCTGTTAGAATGCATTTAGAGCATATTTTTCCTATGTGTATAAATTCAATAGCAATTGGGACCTTTGGTGCACATTTTTGTGTTTCGAGGATTCTGTTAAATAGTTTACATATCTAACTCCAGAGGGGGTTTACCAGATCTCTTACAGTTGGGGTAATAATAGTTAAAAGCTTTTTACCTTAACATATCAGGTTTTGCTACTTGAAAGAGAAGTTCAGTGAGCAGTTATGTACTTTGAGACCACAGTAATAGATCACTTAAATTTAAGAACACTCTGAGGCTTGTAACTCTTCCTAATTTATTGGGTCATACATTTTACTGAAAACTTTTGTTTGTTAAGATAATCTTTACATATCCTGATCACAACAATTGAACAAAGTAATTTTTAACACAAATTTGGTGTGAACTATGTCATAGGGAACATCCAATAAGTGATCATCTGGGAGAGAAAAGAGTTGTCAAACAGATTCTTTCACTGGAAGTAATTAATTATCTAAGAAATTACCAGTTGATTGAGGTAGACCTTTTCTTCCTCAGTCAGCTCAATtgtctatcaaaaaataaagcacatattAGACAAAGATAAGCAAAACCCCAATTCATAATGTtgttaagttaatttttaaaaataatgattacttACATCAGTAGGGACATCACCAGTTTCCTAGTgtgacaaataaagaaatagctTATTTAAATGACGTAGCAGTAGTTGTCTCTAAACAATATGATAGAAAGGGAGGGGCAATAACTGAATAGCCAGAGTCCAAGCTACTAGCCTGAGAAATCAAGTATATATTAGCAATTAAGTAAGTTAAACTATTAATTTTCACAACTCTCTCATTTTGTGCCACTAGAAAACCATGACTCTAAATATGTcttatttcaaaaacattatcAATCTTAAGTTGCCAATTTtacatgctgacagtgtagacaGGTGTCCCCAAATAGCAAAATAGACCAGGTGGGCTGTGTGGAAAATGAGGCCTTGTGGCTCTTTGTGGAAATGACAGTCATGGCCTGAGACTCTCAGTTTGCATCTGGAATGTGGAAGTGGACAAAAGATCAAGCAAGTTTCCCAAGTCATAAGCTGGGAAGAATCCAGGCAGTGCCCAAGGCACAATGGTCTGGACCGTGACCCATGAAGATGTTTCCTGCTCCTTCGAACACTCTCACACTGTGACTTTTGCTACCATAGAAGGTGTTTCTTGTACTGGTGACCTACACATGTCTTCACTCCAAAGCTCAACTCAAGCTCCTTAAAAGTGGTTCCCAAAGCT containing:
- the LOC125164007 gene encoding alpha-S2-casein-like translates to MKFLLFTCLLAVALAKHELKQLSSSEESAILSEEKYRQDNNVVIQTNQESATSSSSEETGDVPTDTIELTEEEKVYLNQLSKINQFYQAWNLPQYLEAYHQQHSVRNPWNHIKTNGYHLFPLLEKEYLSSSEVRGFPVRTETWHPETEIKRSLNNNVTPRVLVPILNLTKWLRGIRLGESTSVSQEETSGKIVDMESTEGTPEEVQLNDEEKNYLKQLVKINQYQQKFTFPHYFQAVHPQQIALNPWNRLKENTYPFILTLA